A genome region from Labilibaculum antarcticum includes the following:
- a CDS encoding dipeptidase, with the protein MKKLLLIPLLVCTAIWQHASACTDIVAGKKATVDGSVITSHTYGGNDTRIRVVHGQKFPLGSMTPVYYGLQEINGSLNNYGEVIGEIPQVEQTYTYFHSAYSHTNEFQLAIAESTLSQKDELQVDRETGKQIMTVEQAQIFALQRCRTARGAIQLITSLMDQYGFLPSCGPESEALCIADPNEVWVLEIVAVGKNWTPESGKSGAIWAAQRVPDDHIAIVPNWSIIKEIDLSKPEWFMASENYQQVAIDHGWYNPDSGKPFIWQEAYSPCFREWASGRFWLFYSQFAPNLKQWPDRKLSDPFKGQDAYHQYVEDVSIYPFSVKPEKKISVQDIMAFQRSTFEGTIYDKTSDPDWYVPNKEGKLVKSPLTTPFPTTAMRELLDITNRRNVSKGNYGMICQLRSWLPDAIGGVYWVFQDNQFTSPYVPIYAGTQEIHESYKNYDPEHYNPASARWAIDFVDNLMYLRWQDAVKDMQEYRDPFQQTLFDNMEATDKKAKELYDISPKKAKEFLTQKSNENMQSVVDLFTKIRDLLITKYTNNKQGS; encoded by the coding sequence ATGAAAAAACTACTATTAATTCCATTACTGGTGTGCACAGCAATTTGGCAGCACGCCTCTGCCTGCACCGACATTGTTGCCGGTAAAAAAGCAACGGTTGATGGTTCGGTGATTACATCGCACACCTACGGAGGAAACGATACCCGAATACGTGTTGTTCATGGTCAAAAATTCCCTTTGGGGAGTATGACTCCTGTTTATTATGGACTGCAAGAAATTAATGGTTCACTGAATAATTATGGTGAGGTAATTGGCGAAATTCCTCAAGTGGAACAAACCTACACCTATTTCCACTCTGCTTATTCCCATACGAACGAATTTCAATTGGCGATTGCAGAAAGTACCTTAAGTCAAAAAGACGAATTACAGGTTGATCGTGAAACCGGTAAGCAAATTATGACTGTGGAGCAGGCTCAAATATTTGCCTTGCAGCGTTGCAGAACAGCACGCGGAGCCATTCAATTAATAACATCCCTAATGGATCAATATGGTTTTCTGCCTTCCTGCGGTCCCGAATCGGAAGCTCTTTGCATTGCCGATCCGAATGAAGTCTGGGTACTGGAAATTGTTGCTGTTGGTAAAAACTGGACTCCAGAATCAGGAAAATCAGGAGCCATCTGGGCAGCGCAACGTGTTCCCGACGATCACATAGCCATCGTGCCCAACTGGAGTATCATTAAAGAGATAGATTTAAGTAAACCTGAATGGTTCATGGCATCTGAAAATTACCAGCAGGTTGCTATCGATCATGGTTGGTACAATCCAGACTCAGGCAAACCATTTATCTGGCAGGAAGCTTACAGTCCCTGTTTTCGGGAATGGGCCAGTGGCCGATTCTGGTTGTTTTATTCTCAGTTTGCCCCAAATTTAAAGCAATGGCCTGATAGAAAATTGAGCGATCCGTTCAAAGGTCAGGATGCATACCATCAGTATGTGGAAGATGTTTCCATCTACCCTTTCTCGGTAAAGCCTGAGAAAAAAATATCCGTTCAGGATATTATGGCTTTTCAGCGATCAACATTTGAGGGAACCATTTACGATAAAACCTCTGACCCCGACTGGTACGTTCCAAATAAAGAAGGCAAATTGGTAAAGAGTCCGCTAACTACACCTTTTCCTACAACTGCAATGCGCGAATTACTCGACATTACCAACCGAAGAAATGTTTCGAAAGGCAATTATGGTATGATTTGTCAATTGCGGTCATGGTTGCCTGATGCCATTGGCGGTGTATACTGGGTATTTCAGGACAATCAATTTACCTCTCCTTATGTTCCTATTTATGCCGGAACACAAGAAATTCATGAGTCGTATAAGAACTATGACCCCGAACATTACAATCCGGCTTCGGCCCGATGGGCTATCGATTTTGTAGATAATCTAATGTATTTACGCTGGCAGGATGCTGTTAAGGACATGCAGGAATACCGTGATCCTTTCCAGCAAACTTTGTTCGACAATATGGAAGCTACCGACAAAAAAGCGAAAGAACTTTACGATATAAGTCCTAAAAAGGCAAAAGAATTCCTAACCCAAAAAAGCAATGAAAACATGCAATCTGTGGTTGATTTGTTTACAAAGATTAGGGATCTATTAATTACTAAATACACAAACAACAAGCAAGGATCTTAA